One stretch of Streptomyces sp. NBC_00443 DNA includes these proteins:
- a CDS encoding SDR family NAD(P)-dependent oxidoreductase: MRTDLRNKVVLVTGASSGIGRATAVAYGEEGARVAITYHSNEDGALETARLVTEAGGTPLVVRYDLADERCIRDAVGRVAEEWGGIDVLVANAVVWSEAIPRPGQPVPRFEDVPAKQWQEVLRTGVDAVFHTLQAVLPWMRGRPWGRVVLLGAGLADTGKAGAGAYGAGKSALFGLMRSLAWELGPDGILVNMVVPGQTSTETVRAHVPPGFLEEKGKTLPSGRMSAPEDVGRAVVFLGSAANGNTNGETLRVTGGA; this comes from the coding sequence ATGAGGACGGATCTGCGGAACAAGGTCGTGCTGGTCACCGGCGCCTCCTCGGGCATCGGCCGGGCCACGGCCGTGGCGTACGGGGAGGAGGGCGCGAGGGTCGCGATCACGTACCACAGCAATGAGGACGGGGCCCTGGAGACCGCACGGCTGGTGACCGAGGCGGGCGGGACACCGCTGGTGGTGCGCTACGACCTCGCGGATGAGCGGTGCATACGGGACGCGGTGGGGCGGGTCGCCGAGGAATGGGGCGGCATCGATGTGCTGGTGGCCAACGCAGTGGTCTGGAGCGAGGCGATCCCGCGGCCGGGGCAGCCGGTGCCGCGCTTCGAGGACGTACCGGCGAAGCAGTGGCAGGAGGTGCTGCGCACCGGTGTCGACGCCGTGTTCCACACCCTTCAGGCGGTGCTGCCGTGGATGCGCGGGCGGCCGTGGGGCCGGGTCGTGCTGCTCGGCGCGGGCCTCGCGGACACCGGCAAGGCCGGGGCGGGGGCGTACGGCGCGGGCAAGTCCGCGCTCTTCGGGCTGATGCGGAGCCTGGCCTGGGAGCTGGGGCCCGACGGGATCCTGGTCAACATGGTGGTGCCGGGGCAGACCAGCACCGAGACCGTGCGGGCGCATGTGCCCCCGGGCTTCCTGGAGGAGAAGGGCAAGACCCTGCCGTCGGGCCGGATGTCCGCGCCCGAGGACGTGGGCAGGGCCGTGGTCTTCCTCGGCTCGGCCGCCAACGGCAACACCAACGGCGAGACGCTCCGCGTGACGGGCGGCGCCTGA
- a CDS encoding FAD-binding oxidoreductase has protein sequence MRAAALRDRLDGDLVLPDEAGFALARQLQNTEYDTIEPYAVAYCASERDVALCVRHAREHGVRPHIRGGGHSFNGWSTGAGLVVDLSRMNDVVAEGPVVRLGAGAQSLDALDALRTQGRQIVTGTFPTVAAGGFLTGGGIGWQTRRFGLGSDRVTATRVVLADGRTVRCSPTEEPDLYWALRGGGGGTFGVVTEFEVQPIDAPEMTGFETLWAYDDAVEVLTAWQEWAVDGPDELGTSLVVLPGMFGPGGRPVVKVWGVHLGPDEALRAGLDELAERAGSKPLSRTVGARGGYAEVMHEALCGSKTVAQCRRTGTGPEAEGHRHPYTRQSYRLTARAATRAESAALLDAWDPALDAAGQERYLLCIALGGAASRVPGTATAYAHRNARFLIGYQFACREVATDPAAPARLTALADRAATALEPLACGSYINFPSSRVGGDWETEYFGANRLRLRAVKRAYDPEDFFRHAQSIGDRAPTTTEVES, from the coding sequence ATGCGGGCGGCTGCGCTGCGGGACCGGCTCGACGGGGACCTGGTTCTGCCGGACGAGGCGGGTTTCGCTCTGGCCCGACAGCTCCAGAACACCGAGTACGACACGATCGAGCCGTACGCCGTCGCGTACTGCGCCTCCGAGCGGGATGTCGCGCTGTGCGTGCGCCACGCCCGGGAGCACGGGGTGCGGCCGCACATCCGGGGTGGCGGCCACAGCTTCAACGGCTGGTCGACCGGTGCTGGGCTGGTCGTCGACCTGTCCCGGATGAACGACGTCGTGGCCGAGGGGCCCGTGGTGCGGCTCGGGGCGGGTGCCCAGTCGCTGGACGCGCTGGACGCCCTGCGGACCCAGGGGCGGCAGATCGTCACCGGCACGTTTCCCACGGTCGCCGCGGGCGGATTCCTGACCGGCGGCGGGATCGGCTGGCAGACGCGGAGGTTCGGACTGGGCAGCGACCGGGTCACCGCGACGCGCGTGGTGCTCGCCGACGGCCGGACCGTCCGCTGCTCGCCCACCGAGGAGCCCGATCTGTACTGGGCGCTGCGCGGTGGCGGCGGAGGCACCTTCGGGGTGGTCACGGAGTTCGAGGTGCAACCGATCGACGCGCCCGAGATGACCGGCTTCGAGACGCTGTGGGCGTACGACGACGCCGTGGAGGTGCTGACGGCCTGGCAGGAGTGGGCCGTCGACGGCCCCGACGAGCTCGGCACCTCGCTGGTGGTGCTGCCGGGCATGTTCGGGCCCGGCGGGCGTCCCGTGGTCAAGGTCTGGGGCGTGCACCTGGGACCGGACGAGGCGTTGCGCGCCGGGCTGGACGAACTGGCGGAACGTGCCGGGAGCAAGCCGCTGAGCCGGACCGTCGGTGCGCGGGGCGGGTATGCCGAGGTGATGCACGAGGCGCTGTGCGGCTCGAAGACGGTGGCCCAGTGCCGCCGTACCGGAACCGGTCCCGAAGCCGAGGGGCACCGGCATCCGTACACCAGGCAGAGCTATCGGCTGACCGCCCGGGCCGCGACCCGGGCGGAGTCGGCGGCGCTGCTCGACGCCTGGGATCCCGCTCTCGACGCGGCGGGCCAGGAGCGCTATCTGCTGTGCATCGCGCTGGGCGGTGCGGCGAGCCGGGTGCCGGGCACCGCGACCGCCTACGCCCACCGGAACGCACGGTTCCTGATCGGCTATCAGTTCGCCTGCCGGGAGGTGGCGACGGACCCGGCGGCGCCGGCGCGGCTGACCGCGCTGGCGGACCGCGCGGCGACGGCACTCGAGCCGCTCGCCTGCGGCTCGTACATCAACTTCCCCAGCTCACGGGTGGGCGGGGACTGGGAGACGGAGTACTTCGGCGCGAACCGTCTCCGACTGCGCGCCGTGAAGCGGGCCTACGACCCGGAGGACTTCTTCCGGCACGCGCAGAGCATCGGCGACCGTGCCCCGACGACGACCGAGGTGGAGTCATGA
- a CDS encoding O-methyltransferase, which translates to MPNAISSTECSAVPSVEAATGILLRQLVLAAGPLNVLQIGCPYESSTARLAAAMSENGRGRVICCEPDTVRAEAAAAAVEKAGLGQYAEVRVGGPERLQATVPGPVDLLLLGGPPESFLALLKLVEPRMLPGAVVVAHGVRDVQTLCAEFLAHVRSSGSGYVSLPLPIDGGVEMAVRAA; encoded by the coding sequence ATGCCCAATGCCATTTCTTCCACCGAATGCTCCGCCGTGCCTTCCGTCGAAGCCGCCACCGGCATCCTCCTCCGGCAGTTGGTTCTGGCGGCCGGACCGCTCAATGTGCTCCAGATCGGCTGTCCGTACGAGTCGTCCACCGCCAGGCTCGCGGCAGCGATGAGCGAGAACGGGCGTGGCCGGGTCATCTGCTGCGAGCCGGACACCGTACGCGCCGAGGCCGCCGCGGCGGCGGTCGAGAAGGCCGGACTCGGACAGTACGCAGAGGTGCGGGTGGGTGGTCCCGAGCGGTTGCAGGCGACCGTCCCCGGGCCTGTCGATCTGCTGCTGCTCGGTGGTCCGCCGGAGTCCTTCCTCGCGTTGCTGAAGCTGGTGGAGCCCCGGATGCTGCCAGGCGCGGTGGTGGTGGCTCATGGTGTGCGGGACGTTCAGACGCTGTGCGCGGAGTTTCTCGCCCATGTCCGGTCTTCCGGCAGCGGCTATGTGTCGCTGCCTCTTCCCATTGACGGCGGTGTGGAGATGGCCGTCCGCGCTGCTTGA
- a CDS encoding serine hydrolase domain-containing protein, whose translation MPTLLVTSEPGRRAAVAAGLAVLVAAIVLATGPVATAQAPVPRSPVDCGTHDQTRRALHVLTDRDGITVAAVLVADPTADARCGRWTGTAGTADLHTGRPMNATDRLRAGSVTKTFTATLVLQLVAEHRLSLGDPVDRYLPGLIHGRGHVGGYDGSRITVRQLLQHTSGLPDYLDAPEWEHPEQLRYHHFEPLDLVTRALELPRPHGTWHYATTNYLVLGVIVREVTGRPPEAEVTRRIIEPLGLRDSYGPGDDIHVQGPYSRSYFTADDGALIAVGPGGRRVAVALNEVPASLRAELDFLDLVDKSLCEGRSSERTPKRVAPPTLLQVRPPAV comes from the coding sequence ATGCCGACCCTCTTAGTGACTTCCGAGCCCGGCAGACGCGCGGCCGTGGCCGCCGGCCTTGCGGTCCTGGTTGCAGCCATCGTGCTGGCCACCGGTCCGGTGGCGACCGCGCAGGCGCCGGTCCCACGCTCCCCCGTCGACTGCGGCACCCACGACCAGACCCGCCGGGCACTGCACGTCCTCACCGACCGCGACGGGATCACCGTAGCCGCCGTCCTGGTGGCCGACCCCACCGCGGACGCGCGCTGCGGGCGCTGGACCGGGACCGCCGGAACGGCGGATCTGCACACCGGACGCCCTATGAACGCCACCGACAGACTGCGCGCCGGCAGCGTGACCAAGACATTCACCGCGACACTCGTCCTGCAGCTCGTCGCCGAGCACCGCCTCTCCCTCGGGGACCCCGTAGACCGTTACCTGCCCGGCCTGATACACGGCCGCGGACACGTAGGCGGCTACGACGGCAGCCGGATCACCGTACGGCAACTCCTTCAGCACACCAGCGGATTGCCCGACTACCTCGACGCCCCCGAATGGGAGCACCCCGAGCAACTGCGGTACCACCACTTCGAGCCGCTTGACCTCGTCACACGCGCCCTTGAGCTGCCGCGCCCGCACGGCACGTGGCACTACGCCACCACCAATTACCTCGTCCTCGGCGTGATCGTCCGCGAGGTCACCGGCCGTCCCCCCGAGGCGGAGGTCACCCGCCGCATCATCGAACCTCTCGGGTTGCGCGACAGTTACGGGCCCGGTGACGACATCCACGTTCAAGGACCGTATTCCCGCAGTTACTTCACCGCCGACGACGGGGCGCTGATCGCCGTCGGCCCCGGCGGCCGGAGGGTCGCCGTCGCCCTGAACGAGGTGCCCGCCTCGCTTCGGGCCGAGCTCGACTTCCTGGACCTCGTCGACAAGTCCCTCTGCGAGGGCAGGTCTTCCGAAAGGACTCCGAAACGAGTGGCTCCACCCACCCTGCTTCAGGTTCGGCCACCGGCGGTCTGA
- a CDS encoding AidA/PixA family protein, whose translation MAARLHEVPRRCQDPGHRATALPPRRRRGGSDPSATPPPSDPNRWPNLRAEPGDNLKWRETTLSLGSDYKALLYRYVSSDNQHLLIRAPEIEVI comes from the coding sequence ATGGCTGCGCGGCTCCATGAAGTCCCCCGAAGATGTCAGGACCCGGGCCACCGCGCCACCGCCCTTCCTCCCCGGCGACGGCGTGGTGGCTCCGATCCGTCTGCCACACCTCCGCCTTCGGACCCGAACCGTTGGCCGAACCTCCGAGCCGAACCCGGGGACAACCTCAAGTGGCGGGAGACGACGCTGTCGCTCGGCAGCGACTACAAGGCGCTCCTCTACCGGTACGTGAGCAGCGACAACCAGCACCTGCTCATCAGGGCGCCGGAGATCGAAGTGATCTAG
- a CDS encoding peptidase, with protein sequence MKIRRVLATAVAAAVTAPVVLLSTAPAFADEKPAAQTQKAKPTIEELEQAVDLAQKEYDAAVIAVNDAIKFLEEGLEAETYPTKAAVIETKKAAEAAAKAKTEADQAVVDAQAKLDAATTDEEKAAAQTVLDEAEKAAQDAAAAKTAADTKATEARTAHDDARVAQARKINLLQKTRDEAKKKLDDAKKALADAEAEEGEEPGGECVPEPKLTAVVSGLPDKVVGGTTKKFTLRVTNGTNKTMDEVYPYAAVHAFDDKGLKELDSYLDLEWSIAGNPNWRDVDQLNGSSVGPLKAKASLDVKLRMKADKDIPAGQGAVFVSADYVNADGSCGGYPDLDHHEFQILAKAADPGKGEDTEGKPGGSNNTTEQGGTSNTPVNATGGSGSGSLAETGSNDVLPQVALAGGAALVLGAGAVVVARRRKAGADA encoded by the coding sequence GTGAAGATTCGCCGTGTTCTCGCGACCGCCGTCGCCGCCGCCGTGACCGCCCCGGTCGTCCTCCTCTCGACCGCACCCGCCTTCGCCGACGAGAAGCCGGCCGCGCAGACGCAGAAGGCGAAGCCGACGATCGAAGAGCTCGAGCAGGCCGTCGACCTCGCGCAGAAGGAGTACGACGCCGCCGTCATCGCGGTGAACGACGCCATCAAGTTCCTCGAGGAGGGCCTGGAGGCGGAGACCTACCCGACCAAGGCCGCGGTCATCGAGACCAAGAAGGCCGCTGAGGCCGCCGCCAAGGCCAAGACCGAGGCCGATCAGGCGGTCGTGGACGCCCAGGCCAAGCTGGACGCCGCCACCACCGACGAGGAGAAGGCCGCGGCGCAGACGGTGCTGGACGAGGCCGAGAAGGCCGCCCAGGACGCCGCCGCGGCCAAGACGGCCGCCGACACCAAGGCCACCGAGGCGAGGACCGCCCACGACGACGCCCGCGTCGCCCAGGCCCGGAAGATCAACCTTCTTCAGAAGACGAGGGACGAGGCCAAGAAGAAGCTGGACGACGCGAAGAAGGCGCTCGCGGATGCCGAGGCCGAGGAGGGTGAGGAGCCGGGCGGCGAGTGCGTCCCCGAGCCCAAGCTCACCGCTGTCGTCAGCGGGCTGCCGGACAAGGTCGTAGGCGGAACCACAAAGAAGTTCACGCTGCGCGTCACCAACGGGACCAACAAGACGATGGACGAGGTGTACCCGTACGCAGCCGTCCACGCCTTCGACGACAAGGGCCTCAAGGAACTCGACTCCTACCTCGACCTGGAGTGGTCCATCGCCGGGAACCCGAACTGGCGCGACGTCGACCAGCTGAACGGATCGTCCGTCGGCCCCCTCAAGGCGAAGGCCTCCCTCGACGTCAAGCTGCGGATGAAGGCCGACAAGGACATTCCCGCGGGGCAGGGCGCCGTCTTCGTGTCGGCCGACTACGTCAACGCTGACGGGTCATGCGGCGGTTACCCGGACCTCGACCACCACGAGTTCCAGATCCTGGCCAAGGCCGCCGACCCGGGCAAGGGCGAGGACACCGAGGGCAAGCCCGGCGGGAGCAACAACACCACCGAACAGGGCGGCACTTCCAACACTCCGGTGAACGCAACCGGCGGCAGCGGCAGTGGCTCGCTCGCCGAGACCGGCTCGAACGACGTTCTGCCGCAGGTCGCCCTGGCGGGCGGCGCGGCGCTCGTGCTCGGCGCCGGCGCGGTGGTCGTCGCCCGTCGCCGCAAGGCGGGCGCCGACGCCTGA
- a CDS encoding lamin tail domain-containing protein, which translates to MGDPLSASASVSARRLAAAALAAGALVSVVTLPASAADHSRPERPKVKISDVQYDSPGRDDRTNRSLNREWVEITNTTRRAVNLDGWTLEDEDGRTYTFDHYRLEGRATVRVHTGIGRDTDSDLYQDRRHYVWDNRSDTATLRNDRGRFVDSESWGHDRHNDRHNDRHNDDRHNDDRHNDDRHHGGYHR; encoded by the coding sequence ATGGGAGACCCCTTGTCCGCTTCCGCTTCTGTCAGCGCCCGCCGTCTCGCCGCCGCCGCGCTCGCCGCCGGTGCTCTGGTCTCGGTCGTCACGCTGCCGGCGTCCGCCGCCGACCACTCCCGTCCCGAGCGGCCGAAGGTGAAGATCTCGGACGTCCAGTACGACTCCCCGGGCCGTGACGACCGCACCAACCGCTCTCTGAACCGGGAGTGGGTGGAAATCACCAACACCACCCGCCGCGCGGTCAACCTCGACGGCTGGACCCTCGAGGACGAGGACGGTCGCACCTACACCTTCGACCACTACCGCCTGGAAGGCCGCGCCACGGTCCGCGTCCACACCGGCATCGGCCGCGACACCGACAGCGACCTGTACCAGGACCGCCGCCACTACGTCTGGGACAACCGCTCCGACACCGCCACCCTCCGCAACGACCGCGGCCGCTTCGTCGACAGCGAGTCCTGGGGCCACGACCGTCACAACGACCGCCACAACGACCGTCACAACGACGACCGTCACAACGACGACCGTCACAACGACGACCGTCACCACGGCGGCTACCACCGCTGA
- a CDS encoding dihydrofolate reductase family protein produces the protein MTVTADLAISLDGFVAGTGVTLDNPGGDGAEPLFEWIHGLASWRQRQGMTGGVENRDSELMREWFDATGAVVMGRMMYDTGEEFWGADPPFKAPVFVLTHRPRPTLVREGGTTFTFVTDGIHSALDQAKAAAGDRNVDIAGGASTVQQYLGAGLIDELQLHVVPALLGAGLRLFEGPGAGRRRDLEPVRVVATPLATHLKYRLVK, from the coding sequence GTGACCGTAACCGCGGACCTGGCCATCTCCCTCGACGGCTTCGTCGCCGGCACCGGCGTCACCCTCGACAACCCGGGAGGCGACGGCGCCGAGCCGCTCTTCGAATGGATCCACGGCCTGGCGAGCTGGCGGCAGCGCCAGGGCATGACCGGCGGGGTGGAGAACCGCGACTCCGAGCTGATGCGCGAGTGGTTCGACGCCACCGGAGCGGTGGTCATGGGCCGGATGATGTACGACACGGGCGAGGAGTTCTGGGGCGCCGACCCACCGTTCAAGGCCCCGGTCTTCGTGCTCACCCACCGCCCCCGGCCGACCCTGGTCAGGGAGGGCGGCACCACCTTCACCTTCGTCACCGACGGCATCCACAGCGCGCTCGACCAGGCGAAGGCCGCCGCCGGGGACAGGAACGTCGACATCGCGGGCGGGGCGAGCACCGTGCAGCAGTACCTGGGCGCGGGACTCATCGACGAGCTCCAACTGCACGTGGTGCCCGCGCTTCTCGGTGCGGGGCTGCGGCTCTTCGAGGGCCCGGGAGCCGGGCGGCGGCGGGACCTCGAGCCGGTGAGGGTGGTCGCCACGCCCCTCGCCACCCACCTGAAGTACCGCTTGGTGAAGTGA
- a CDS encoding serine/threonine-protein kinase — MTPLSTGDPESIGGYTLLGRLGAGGMGVVYLGVSASGRQVAVKLVHGSYADQEEFRTRFRQEIAAARRVSGAFTAPVVDADPDAVRPWMATLYVPGLNLAEVVKKDGPLSQRELRALGLGLTEALRDIHRAGLVHRDLKPANVLMTEDGPRVIDFGISRAADNQSLTVTGRVIGTPPFMSPEQIASPRDVTPSSDVFSLGSLMVFAAVGTGPFDADSPYMTGYQVMHEAPDLEGVPEALRRIVERCLDKDPAARPEPADLHRLLQALPESDATAPLKARASAVPRPRPAPRSAATTAVGTGTGKGRRARMLLTGLAAALAVTGLSITAGVFVSGQDTTTAADAIPTARAASLPDGWKPWRTALRYDVKGVPLDYQAPGCVANGSALFCGGTGFTVARIDPASGRTLWRTGTRPQGVRPIGVRDGLVYAYEDPDDTTRRVVALDAGTGHRRWQRDIDKAADPVLYNGGLLTLSPDSSSFVAYGPSGKELWQAPSQDEYCTPSALGGVPYALCWAGTEPGQTPVDLMKLEPGSMTETATLPRKAEALGAVRGQPLFLAPQTAKDVYESGYERPYNALLRVAPETGQVRRIPLARPLTGAATLVDGVVYFVRANGSVTAVSADSGRQLWQKATDMESLSAPVVSATYKRVYFSNRFGRLLALDSRTGAEAWRTSALNDPGDKAQDTPPRVLLIKDAIVATAGDTAFSRSPDGPN; from the coding sequence ATGACGCCCCTGAGCACCGGGGACCCGGAGTCCATAGGCGGGTACACCCTGCTCGGTCGGCTCGGGGCTGGCGGCATGGGAGTCGTCTATCTGGGAGTCTCCGCGTCGGGACGGCAGGTCGCGGTCAAACTCGTCCACGGGTCGTACGCCGATCAGGAGGAGTTCCGAACGCGCTTCCGGCAGGAGATCGCCGCGGCGCGCAGAGTGAGCGGCGCCTTCACCGCGCCGGTCGTGGACGCCGACCCGGATGCCGTCCGGCCGTGGATGGCGACGCTCTACGTGCCCGGGCTCAACCTCGCCGAAGTCGTGAAGAAGGACGGCCCGCTGAGCCAACGGGAGCTGCGCGCGCTGGGACTGGGGCTCACCGAGGCGCTGCGCGACATCCACCGGGCGGGCCTGGTGCACCGGGACCTCAAACCGGCCAACGTCCTGATGACCGAGGACGGGCCGCGTGTCATCGACTTCGGTATATCGCGCGCTGCCGACAACCAGAGCCTGACCGTGACCGGGCGGGTGATCGGCACTCCGCCCTTCATGTCGCCGGAACAGATCGCGTCGCCCCGAGACGTCACCCCGTCCTCGGACGTGTTCTCGCTCGGGTCGCTGATGGTGTTCGCGGCCGTCGGCACCGGGCCGTTCGACGCCGACAGCCCCTACATGACCGGCTATCAGGTGATGCACGAGGCCCCGGACCTCGAAGGGGTGCCCGAAGCGCTCCGGCGCATTGTCGAGCGCTGCCTCGACAAGGACCCGGCCGCACGGCCGGAACCGGCGGATCTGCATCGCCTGCTCCAGGCGCTGCCGGAATCCGATGCCACCGCGCCCCTGAAGGCCAGGGCGTCCGCCGTACCCCGGCCCCGGCCCGCTCCCCGCAGCGCGGCCACCACCGCTGTGGGAACCGGCACCGGCAAGGGACGCCGAGCCCGGATGCTGCTCACCGGCCTCGCCGCGGCGTTGGCCGTGACGGGGCTGAGTATCACGGCGGGTGTCTTCGTGTCGGGCCAGGACACGACCACCGCCGCCGACGCCATCCCCACCGCCCGTGCGGCGTCCCTGCCCGACGGCTGGAAGCCGTGGCGTACGGCCCTGCGGTACGACGTGAAGGGTGTCCCCCTCGACTACCAGGCCCCTGGATGCGTGGCGAACGGGAGCGCCCTGTTCTGCGGTGGTACGGGCTTCACGGTCGCCAGGATCGACCCGGCCTCCGGCCGCACCCTGTGGCGGACCGGCACCCGTCCCCAGGGAGTGCGACCGATCGGTGTGCGCGACGGGCTGGTCTATGCGTACGAGGACCCGGACGACACGACCAGGCGCGTGGTGGCCCTCGACGCCGGTACCGGGCACCGGCGGTGGCAGCGCGACATCGACAAGGCCGCGGACCCGGTCCTGTACAACGGCGGACTGCTGACCCTGTCTCCGGACTCCTCGTCGTTCGTCGCATACGGGCCTTCCGGCAAGGAGTTGTGGCAGGCGCCCTCGCAGGACGAGTACTGCACTCCGTCAGCACTGGGAGGCGTCCCTTACGCCCTGTGCTGGGCCGGCACCGAGCCCGGCCAGACCCCCGTCGACCTGATGAAGCTCGAACCCGGCAGCATGACCGAGACCGCCACTCTGCCCCGGAAGGCGGAAGCGCTCGGTGCTGTGCGCGGGCAGCCCTTGTTCCTCGCCCCCCAGACCGCGAAGGACGTCTACGAATCCGGGTACGAACGGCCGTACAACGCGCTGTTGCGAGTGGCCCCGGAAACCGGGCAGGTCAGACGGATTCCGCTGGCACGTCCGCTGACCGGCGCGGCCACCCTGGTGGACGGCGTCGTCTACTTCGTCCGGGCCAACGGGTCGGTCACCGCGGTGTCGGCGGACAGCGGCAGACAACTCTGGCAGAAGGCCACGGACATGGAGAGTCTGTCCGCGCCCGTGGTGTCGGCGACGTACAAGCGGGTCTACTTCTCCAACCGCTTCGGCCGCCTGCTGGCACTCGACAGCCGCACCGGGGCGGAGGCATGGCGCACTTCCGCACTGAACGACCCCGGGGACAAGGCGCAGGACACCCCGCCGCGTGTGCTGCTCATCAAGGACGCGATCGTGGCGACGGCCGGCGACACGGCCTTCTCCCGGAGCCCGGACGGGCCCAACTGA
- a CDS encoding MFS transporter has protein sequence MSDTPKDDTKDDTKDNTKASDRHSGVRRAFVASLTGTALEWYDFAVYSAAAALVFGDLFFPSEDPLTGTLLAFSTYAVGYVSRPLGGFVFGRLGDVIGRKKVLIATLVLIGAATFLIGVLPAYSTAGVAAPIALVVLRFAQGVGVGGEWGGAVLLSSEFGDPRRRGFYASAAQVGPPAGNLLANGVLAALGALLTEAQFESWGWRVAFLFSGVLVAFGLWIRAKLEETPVFKAMEAEHSRPEAPIREVFTTQPRALLAAILCRVGPDVLYAMFTVFVLTYATQELGMSRGSALAAVLIGSSIQVFLMPLAGALSDRVNRRLLYGGAAVAAGVWPFVFFPMIGGGTWLPLATGVVVGLVIHCCLYGPQAAFITEQFEPRLRSTGSSLAYTLAGIIGGAVAPLLFTSLLSTYGSWAPLAVYIALASAVSLVGVWLGRDPEAAVDEDAALAAPKAPHPVKATHSH, from the coding sequence ATGTCCGACACCCCGAAGGACGACACGAAGGACGACACGAAGGACAACACAAAGGCGTCCGATCGGCACTCCGGCGTCCGCCGGGCCTTCGTCGCGAGCCTGACCGGCACGGCGCTGGAGTGGTACGACTTCGCCGTCTACTCCGCCGCGGCCGCCCTGGTCTTCGGCGACCTGTTCTTCCCCTCGGAGGACCCGCTCACCGGCACGCTCCTGGCCTTCTCCACCTATGCGGTCGGCTATGTGTCGCGCCCGCTGGGCGGATTCGTCTTCGGCCGCCTCGGTGATGTGATCGGCCGCAAGAAGGTGCTGATCGCCACACTGGTCCTCATCGGCGCGGCGACGTTCCTGATCGGCGTCCTGCCCGCGTACTCGACGGCCGGCGTGGCCGCCCCGATCGCCCTGGTCGTGCTGCGCTTCGCGCAGGGCGTCGGTGTCGGCGGCGAGTGGGGCGGTGCCGTACTGCTGTCCAGCGAGTTCGGCGATCCGCGCCGCCGCGGCTTCTACGCCTCCGCCGCCCAGGTCGGCCCGCCCGCCGGAAACCTGCTGGCCAACGGCGTCCTGGCGGCCCTCGGCGCGCTGCTGACCGAGGCGCAGTTCGAGTCGTGGGGCTGGCGCGTGGCGTTCCTGTTCTCCGGCGTCCTCGTCGCGTTCGGGCTGTGGATCCGGGCGAAGCTCGAGGAGACCCCGGTGTTCAAGGCGATGGAGGCCGAGCACTCCCGGCCGGAGGCACCGATCCGCGAGGTGTTCACCACCCAGCCCCGCGCCCTGCTGGCCGCGATCCTGTGCCGCGTCGGCCCCGACGTGCTGTACGCCATGTTCACCGTCTTCGTCCTCACGTACGCCACCCAGGAACTCGGCATGTCGCGCGGCTCCGCCCTCGCGGCCGTGCTCATCGGCTCCTCGATCCAGGTCTTCCTCATGCCGCTGGCCGGCGCTCTCTCCGACCGGGTCAACCGTCGCCTGCTGTACGGCGGTGCGGCGGTGGCCGCCGGTGTGTGGCCCTTCGTGTTCTTCCCGATGATCGGCGGCGGCACCTGGCTGCCGCTCGCCACGGGAGTCGTCGTGGGCCTGGTGATCCACTGTTGCCTGTACGGCCCGCAGGCCGCCTTCATCACCGAACAGTTCGAGCCCCGGCTGCGCTCAACCGGCTCGTCCCTGGCCTACACCCTGGCCGGGATCATCGGCGGCGCCGTCGCCCCGCTGCTGTTCACCAGCCTGCTCAGCACCTACGGCAGCTGGGCTCCGCTGGCCGTGTACATCGCCCTCGCCTCGGCCGTCTCCCTCGTCGGCGTCTGGCTGGGACGCGACCCCGAGGCCGCCGTCGACGAGGACGCCGCCCTCGCCGCGCCGAAGGCGCCGCACCCGGTGAAGGCCACCCACTCCCACTGA